In the genome of Raphanus sativus cultivar WK10039 chromosome 9, ASM80110v3, whole genome shotgun sequence, the window CTTTTGATTGATACTCATCATGATTGAGACTTTTGATTGATACTCATCATGGTTGAGGCTTTTGATTGATACTCATCATGAGTTGTTTGAGGCTTTTGATTGATACGAACCATTTGTTCTCTATGGCTTCAAACACATAGGAATGGTCCATACAAATGGTCTGTATTAAACACATAGAGATTACATTACAAAGCACATAGGAATCATCTAATACCTTACCTTGGTTTACTTGAGGCTTTTGATTGATACTCATCATGATTGGAACAAATGGTCCGTACACATCAGCATTAAGCAACCAAATCTTCAGTTTTAGTTTGTTTGCTAATGCAACAGCTAAGGTAACTAAAATCAACCATAAAGTTACATACTTTCATTCTTCACAATATCATTTTGAATTTCATTCTCTCACGGAAAGTTTAAGGAAGATTCTCTGATATTACCAGCAGTGGAAGACTTTCCAACTCCGCCTTTGCCAGACGCAATTGGGATGATGTCTTTGACCCCGTGTAACCGGAGCTCTGTCGTCGCTGGCACTTGCAGAGCTCTGCAAAACACACAAAAGCAAATATTTTTGGATCTTATAGATCCATCTTAAGAACAAGGCATGATTTCACAGATCCATCATACGTATATACGAACCACACAAGAACGATCTTATCAACAACCAGGAAACACTGAAATACAAACTATTTCTCCACAAAGATACGAACCACACACAAGGGATAAGAGAAACCTTTGACGACAATTGAGACGGCGGCAAAACGACAGATCTGAGGGAGAAACCGAAAATGATGACGACACCGGAGATGAGGAAGTCAGAGATGATGACGACATCGGAGAGGAGAGGAGACGACGACGGAGAGAGGAGACGATGACGACGACGGAGAGAGGAGACGATGATGACGAGAGGAGAAGACGAGTAAaatgattttcattttttttaattaatcatgGAGCATAAAGGTAAATGACACACTTAATGAAAcctatttttgtgatttttgacCCTGAGTGCTCTTTTGGGGATAAAAACTTGGACTAGTGCTATATGAGTCATTTTCTCTATATTTAATTGGAATTTTGTATTATAATTGTAATTTGAAGTATTTGACTTAGAAAATTACTACTCTTTCTTTTTATGATATTAATTGAAGAAATAATTCGAAACTAAAACATCACGTACAAAAATGAGTAATAACCCCCAATAGAGACTGGTAAGATTTAATTCAACATTTTGTTCGTTCGGATTTGATCCCTTTTCGATTAGGAGAGATGGCTGAGTGGAAAAATAGGTAAAAATCCATCTTTTtctgcaaatatttttttgaacaatgaaatacaaatacataaaaaagTAAAGTggttaaaaaagtttttttttttatatgtttatctGCTCGAACAGATCCAATCATGAATACCGTTTTTTATGGTATGCAATCGAATTGGAATATGTAATATCATAGGTGAAAATGAAATTACTTTTTTCTAGTCGTTACAAAACTCCATAAGTTCCAGCAGTATTTCTCAATTCTGTTCCATTTGGAtctatttcttataaaaaaaaatcccaatTGAATCTAGTCTCCGTTCATATCTACTTgcatattgaaaaataaattatcgatatattcaagaaaaaaacGTATGAGAACGAAAATGTAATCAATGTTTTATAGTAAAACTAGATATGGATCCGTGAGTTGCGCGggttttgattaatattttaatttaatgaaCTACCTAATAATGAAAAATCCTTTTTAGTGAAATTGTAtgattttttacatatattgtgtgaaaaacaattatgaaaaaaatgttgtttttcACAGAAGTTTTGGTACTTACTTATATTTCAATAATGATGGCGCAAATTTTGCCATATGCGAATATTCAAATGGAATCCAACCTAAAAAATACGAATGAAAGTGAAATCTAAAGAATTTGAAAGTTGAATCAAGCTAATCaccaaatattatatttctatgaCCAAACAcatctaaaaacaaaacatgacaATATCctaatttttatgattattcATTGAAGAATGTGATAACAGTAAAACACTACTAAAACAATTATAATACGAAGAATGGtagtaacaaaaaattaaatttatattaacgAATGAACAGAGACATCTATTGATattaagataaaattaaaaaaaaatatcacttgAGTCTAATTGTTTTGGCTTTTTCTATTATcacttgtttctttttatttttactctTCTTATCTTTACGTTTGTTGTCGAAAGTTgactaaacataaaaataaaaattcaagtATTAAGTTACACATATAATAAATCTAccaaacataatataaagtatatttaatttacgATTTTTTTATGAATCTTTAAGCATTGAGAAGAATATCAAATTTATACTTTTTACTTTGATCTCAAATAAATAAGTTTCATCCATAATTAAATGCACTTCTTTGGAAATTTCTTTCAATCCTTGTTCATGTGAGTTCATTTTGAACTGTCAACATGTTATTagataaattttatgataacaataatatgtacatattattatatttttagtatataaagcttACATACTTTAGAAGCTGCTCCAATTAGTTCTGGATTTTCTTAATCGAATATAACAAAAATTGGAAAATCATTTCAATCATATATTATTACTTcaattttgaaactaaagaaattgatttagtttttaaatttaataatagatCAATacatattgatatttttatttccttgtaactatatattagtttctaacttacagactaatataaatatagataaacataatataaataatatgaaaattctCCTTTTTAATGTTGGTTAGTTATGTTTATACGAACTATGAAAAACAATACATAAATGTAGCTAAAACTAACAATTCTACATAGTTTATGAGGATATATGTTTGATTACACTACCATAAGGTTTTTTATAAGATCCACACCAGACGGAGTATTATTtgcaaaatactgaaaatttcctataattgttttttttacaataaCCTAATAATCCACCATATATGAAACTCGAAATCCATACCACATTGTGTAGAAACATTAATCTTAGGTCTAGGGCTTCCATAGAAAATTAGATAATTATAGGAAAAATAAGAAGATTATTTTTACAACtctcttttgtttagaattcttcatttttaaaatatttaaatttactaCTAAACAGTTTGttgtatttttagaattttatcatttgtttttaaatatcatcaaactaatatttttgttttataattctctttgttcatgatttaaaaaaaaggaaaattagaatttttgaaaaggaaaattatttttatatagcttttacaatttttattttggatataaaaaaagaaaattactattaatttaatatttttatggaaattattttatttacaatactttgtttctaaaaaaagaaaattactattaaataattattcatatcaaaacttttatttaacacatgtcacaatcttaaatataaaattaacatgtgccacaatcatgttaattactaAATCTACATTCTACTTACTATCATAACTACCATAATTAAAGTAAAgactaaaaacatataaaactataATGAATTAGTGAACATTTTCAATCGTAAGATATACATGATCTATAAGAAGAATAAAAACATGCACggtaaatattaatattattttaatttaaaataagtttaatattttaaaatattcattaaattaatgatatatttaGATATGTAATTAGTTTGGTTAATTAGGGCGGGTCAAATCTTAGTTAATCACTCAACAATCAAGATTCAATATACATGAGTCCTTTGTGCTATAAGCAGTAATAACAAAGCTCTTCCCTTTATTGATAAAGAATCAGAAACAAGAATAGAAACCGTTACATGATCACACTATTTCTATCTTTAGcgcaaagaaacaaaaagaaaaggaaacatCGACACTTTGAGCTCTGCTTCTACTTCCTCGACACCATTCCGCTTCACCAATATCCTCCACAAGAACACTTCCCTTCTTTGAAATGATGGAACCTGCTCGCGTCTCTCACTACAATCTCTCTTCCTGTAATCAAAGATATAAACTCAACCACCTTGTGACACTCTTTGCATATCCTATGGTTCTGAGTTATCTGCAATGGATTCCATTCCGGCGTATTCACCAATCCATAAGCTATCGCAAGCTTCTCGCTGTGATATCTCACTACTAGTTCTTCATTTACATCCACGTCCGATAAAAGGTTCTTCTCCTCCGCCACCAAGTACCCATACTCGGAAATTTCTTTCATTAATTCATCAACTTTGTGGTATATTTGCCTGTTTCATCACTTTGGATTAAGACATTGAAGAAgataataagatagataataaACGATTAGACTTAAGTCACAAAAAGTTACCTTTTCACCGCCTCATTGTATGAATCACACTTGTCTCCTGAAAGAAAACTGTGAGTCTGATCTCCAACCTCGACCCAAGTACAAGCCGGCATCATTCTCAAACCTTTGCTCTCCAACGTATCCAAAACTCCTGCAGCTTCTGCAGTTTTCCCCATACTGTTGTACACATTATACATCACAACGTAGTTACCGAGCTTCTCAGGTTCCATTCCATAGAGTTTCTCAGCAACCACTCTTCCGAGCTCTAAGTTTCCATGCATCCTACATGCATTCAAGAGCGCTGCCCACATATTAACCGTCGGTTTCAAAGGAGCTCTTCTGATGAAAGCAATGGCTTCATCTAATAAACCGTCTCTACCCAAAATCTCAATCATACAGGCATAGTGCATCGCCCTTGGTTTGATCCCGTGAACCTCACTCATCGACAGAAAAATCTCCCAACCTCGTTCAGATAAACCTGAGTAAGCACAAGCTGATAGAACCGCAAGGAAGGTGATATGATTTGGAGCAACTTTCGCAGCAAGCATCTTCTCAAACAAGTTGACCGCATCTGCTCCTCGACCATGATTCGCATATCCACCCATCAAAGCGTTCCATGAGATTATGTTTTTCCTCGGCAACTTATCAAACACATATCTAGCAGTATCTACTCTACCCCATTTGCTATAAAAATCTACAAGAGCCGTGTTCGCGACGATCTCCGACTCAAAACCACTACGAATCAATCTAGCGTGTGCTTGCTTTGTAAGCTCAACCTTGGCAACCCTTGTGGAGATTCTTATCAATATCGAAAGGGTGAACTGATCAAGAGACGTACCAGAGTCTCGCATATCATACAACAAACACAGTGCTTCCTCGCTGTAACCATGGAGCGCATAACCCGCTATAATGTTATTCCAAGCAACTGTAGTCTTCTCAGGCATATCATCAAAAACACATCGAGCATCTTCAACGTCCCCACACTTGCTATACATATCGATCAGCCCACACGAGACAAACGTGTTATCCACGACTCCTAGCTTCAACGCACAGACGTGTAACTGTCTCCCTACCTCAATAGAACCTAACCCAGCCGAGGCACGTAACATCACCGCAAACGTATGAGTTTCACTATCGGAAAGCTCTTCCCACATCATCTTAAACAGCTGAAAAGCTTCTAAATAGTTACCGAAGTTAACAAACCCAGAGATAATGGAGTTGTATGAAAACAAGTTTCTCTCCGGCATTTCGTCGAACAACCTACGTGCGTCGATAATCATCCCACATTTCACATGCATCATCAAGATTCTGTTCATCATAAATTGCTCCGGCTCAAACCCATTACTCAGCATGTACCCGTGAACCCTTTTTACACACCGAATCGATTTCAAACGAATACAAGCTTCCACCAACGCATCGTACGTGCTAACCCCAACGCGAACACTACCTCGAATCTCCAAAACCTCAAACAATTCAAACGCTTCCCTTAACCTATTACACAAGACGAGCTTCTCGATCTGACTACAAATCGCGACGGCAGGTTTACTGATCTGGGTATCACCACCCAAAACCGGATCTTTCGATCCGGTATCATCGATTTCTCTAATTGGTTCCGGTTTAAGCGTCGGCTTTGGTTTCAGCCCTTGAACTAGAGAAGAACAAGTGATTTTCGCAAATGGGTTCCTCCATCTTCTTCGGCGGAGCGAGAAATCGTATCCAGAAAACCGCGGGAATTTGAAAACATTGCGATTGGAATAAGAGGAATCTCGACTACGAGTCTTGTTATCTTCTAACCTTAAGCTTTGATAAAATGCGAGTGGAATCTCCATGATTGCAGGGAGTGAGAGGGTCAGTAAGAGAACAGGGGGAACCAGACCATTGTGATCGGATTACTAAGGTTTTAAGAACCGCCAATGATAGATGGTGTGGTTACATAAAAGGTGGTGTTGTTGgagaaa includes:
- the LOC108833323 gene encoding pentatricopeptide repeat-containing protein At5g50390, chloroplastic, translated to MEIPLAFYQSLRLEDNKTRSRDSSYSNRNVFKFPRFSGYDFSLRRRRWRNPFAKITCSSLVQGLKPKPTLKPEPIREIDDTGSKDPVLGGDTQISKPAVAICSQIEKLVLCNRLREAFELFEVLEIRGSVRVGVSTYDALVEACIRLKSIRCVKRVHGYMLSNGFEPEQFMMNRILMMHVKCGMIIDARRLFDEMPERNLFSYNSIISGFVNFGNYLEAFQLFKMMWEELSDSETHTFAVMLRASAGLGSIEVGRQLHVCALKLGVVDNTFVSCGLIDMYSKCGDVEDARCVFDDMPEKTTVAWNNIIAGYALHGYSEEALCLLYDMRDSGTSLDQFTLSILIRISTRVAKVELTKQAHARLIRSGFESEIVANTALVDFYSKWGRVDTARYVFDKLPRKNIISWNALMGGYANHGRGADAVNLFEKMLAAKVAPNHITFLAVLSACAYSGLSERGWEIFLSMSEVHGIKPRAMHYACMIEILGRDGLLDEAIAFIRRAPLKPTVNMWAALLNACRMHGNLELGRVVAEKLYGMEPEKLGNYVVMYNVYNSMGKTAEAAGVLDTLESKGLRMMPACTWVEVGDQTHSFLSGDKCDSYNEAVKRQIYHKVDELMKEISEYGYLVAEEKNLLSDVDVNEELVVRYHSEKLAIAYGLVNTPEWNPLQITQNHRICKECHKVVEFISLITGREIVVRDASRFHHFKEGKCSCGGYW